Proteins encoded by one window of Chromobacterium violaceum ATCC 12472:
- a CDS encoding OsmC family protein — MQARLKWVDGVCFMGETGSGHAVVMDGAPEGGGRNLGPRPMELVLLGTAGCTSYDVITILKKSRQDVRDCWVDIQADRADADPKVFTRIHFHFVVVGRELKPDAVERAIKLSAEKYCSASIMLAKTADITHDFELRED, encoded by the coding sequence ATGCAGGCGAGGCTGAAATGGGTGGACGGCGTGTGTTTCATGGGCGAAACCGGCAGCGGCCACGCGGTGGTGATGGACGGCGCGCCGGAGGGCGGCGGCCGCAACTTGGGGCCGCGGCCGATGGAGCTGGTGCTGCTGGGTACCGCCGGCTGCACCAGCTACGACGTGATCACCATCCTGAAGAAGTCCCGCCAGGATGTGCGCGATTGCTGGGTGGACATCCAGGCCGACCGCGCCGACGCCGATCCCAAGGTATTCACCCGCATCCATTTCCATTTCGTGGTGGTCGGGCGAGAGTTGAAGCCGGACGCGGTGGAGCGGGCGATCAAGCTGTCGGCGGAGAAATACTGTTCCGCGTCCATTATGCTGGCCAAGACCGCCGACATCACCCACGATTTCGAGCTGCGCGAAGACTGA
- a CDS encoding 3'-5' exonuclease — protein sequence MRQRVAVIDFETNGATPGGDCRATEIGVAMVEDGRVVDRFHSLMNAGVWVPPMIERLTGISNAMLKDAPPAERVMRDAAHFVGDAPLAAHNAGFDRKFWDYELGLLGLSRRQDFACTLLLSRRLLPQAPDHKLGTLARWAGLPDTGRAHRAMADAEMAAQLMLLLGDTLSRQFHLADIDHALLCKLQKVTAAKVKPYLRELQAATAA from the coding sequence ATGAGACAGCGCGTCGCCGTCATCGACTTCGAAACCAACGGCGCGACGCCGGGCGGCGACTGCCGCGCCACCGAGATCGGCGTGGCGATGGTGGAGGACGGACGCGTGGTCGACCGTTTCCACAGCCTGATGAACGCCGGCGTCTGGGTGCCGCCGATGATAGAGCGGCTGACCGGCATCAGCAACGCGATGCTGAAAGACGCGCCGCCGGCGGAGCGGGTGATGCGGGACGCTGCCCATTTCGTCGGCGACGCCCCGCTGGCCGCGCACAACGCCGGCTTCGACCGCAAGTTCTGGGACTACGAACTGGGCTTGCTTGGCCTGTCGCGCCGACAGGATTTCGCCTGCACGCTGCTGCTGTCGCGCCGCCTGCTGCCGCAGGCGCCGGACCACAAGCTGGGCACGCTGGCGCGCTGGGCCGGCCTGCCCGACACCGGGCGCGCCCACCGCGCGATGGCCGACGCTGAAATGGCGGCCCAACTGATGCTGTTGCTTGGCGATACGCTGAGCCGGCAGTTCCATCTGGCGGACATCGACCACGCCTTGCTGTGCAAGCTGCAGAAGGTGACGGCAGCCAAGGTCAAACCCTATTTGCGCGAGTTGCAGGCCGCAACCGCGGCATGA
- a CDS encoding NuoB/complex I 20 kDa subunit family protein has protein sequence MDSPSLEKDGFLLTTLDGLFGRAQSGSLWYLSFGLACCAVEMMHAAAARYDMDRFGWIPRATPRQADLMIVAGTLTNKMAPAMRKVYDQMSEPRYVLSMGSCANGGGYYHYSYAVVRGCDRIVPVDVYVPGCPPTAEALLYGLMQLQAKIRRDDTASRRELLDRSPNRQPN, from the coding sequence ATGGACAGCCCCTCCCTGGAAAAAGACGGATTCCTGCTCACCACCCTAGACGGCCTGTTCGGCAGGGCCCAGAGCGGCAGCTTGTGGTATCTGTCGTTCGGCCTCGCCTGCTGCGCGGTGGAAATGATGCACGCGGCGGCCGCGCGCTACGACATGGACCGCTTCGGCTGGATACCGCGCGCCACGCCGCGCCAGGCCGACCTGATGATCGTGGCCGGCACGCTGACCAACAAGATGGCGCCGGCGATGCGCAAGGTCTACGACCAGATGTCGGAGCCGCGCTACGTGCTGTCGATGGGCTCCTGCGCCAACGGCGGCGGCTACTACCATTACAGCTACGCGGTGGTGCGCGGCTGCGACCGCATCGTGCCGGTGGACGTCTACGTGCCCGGCTGCCCGCCCACCGCCGAGGCGCTGCTGTACGGCCTGATGCAGCTGCAGGCCAAGATACGCCGCGACGACACCGCCAGCCGGCGCGAGCTGCTGGACCGCTCGCCAAACCGGCAGCCTAACTGA
- the arfB gene encoding alternative ribosome rescue aminoacyl-tRNA hydrolase ArfB, with amino-acid sequence MPPSLYLVKEDEVTFTAMRAQGAGGQNVNKVSSAVHLRFDIAASSLPAWLRERLLGLSDQRLSKDGVLVIKAQQHRTQEQNRADAIDRLQALVDAVSHTPKTRRATKPTYGSKQRRLEGKSRRSAVKSLRGRVGD; translated from the coding sequence ATGCCGCCTTCCCTGTATCTGGTCAAAGAGGACGAGGTGACGTTCACCGCGATGCGCGCCCAGGGCGCCGGCGGCCAGAACGTCAACAAGGTCTCGTCCGCCGTCCACCTGCGTTTCGACATCGCGGCTTCGTCGCTGCCGGCCTGGCTGCGCGAACGGCTGCTGGGCCTGAGCGACCAGCGGCTGAGCAAGGACGGCGTGCTGGTGATCAAGGCGCAGCAGCATCGCACCCAGGAGCAGAACCGCGCGGACGCGATCGATCGGCTGCAGGCGCTGGTAGACGCCGTCAGCCACACGCCCAAGACGCGCCGCGCCACCAAGCCGACTTATGGCTCGAAGCAGCGCCGACTGGAGGGGAAGTCAAGGCGCTCGGCGGTGAAATCGCTGCGCGGACGCGTCGGCGATTAG
- the accD gene encoding acetyl-CoA carboxylase, carboxyltransferase subunit beta — translation MSWLNKLLPPKIKRENRADKPSAVPEGLWSKCPECEAVLYYTDLENNLQVCPKCGHHHPLTARQRLNLLLDEEGRREVGEEVRPVDILKFKDSKKYPDRLTAAKSDTGEDDALVVMQGSIHSLPVVVAAFEFKFIGGSMGSVVGERFVRGVRAAVEAKAPFVCVAASGGARMQEGLNSLMQMAKTSAALQLLTEHKLPFISVLTDPTMGGVSASFAFLGDVVMAEPKARIGFAGARVIEQTVRETLPEGFQRAEFLLDKGAVDMVVDRRELKRKIAGMITLLMKEPAVV, via the coding sequence ATGAGCTGGTTGAACAAGCTCCTCCCGCCGAAGATCAAGCGCGAGAACCGCGCCGACAAGCCTTCAGCGGTGCCCGAAGGGCTTTGGAGCAAGTGCCCGGAATGCGAAGCGGTACTGTATTACACCGACTTGGAAAACAATCTCCAGGTATGCCCGAAGTGCGGCCATCATCATCCTCTGACGGCGCGCCAGCGCCTGAACCTGCTGCTGGACGAGGAAGGCCGGCGCGAAGTGGGCGAGGAAGTGAGGCCGGTGGACATCCTGAAGTTCAAGGACAGCAAGAAATACCCGGATCGGCTGACGGCGGCCAAGAGCGACACCGGCGAGGACGACGCGCTGGTGGTGATGCAGGGCAGCATCCATTCGCTGCCGGTGGTAGTGGCGGCGTTCGAATTCAAGTTCATCGGCGGCTCGATGGGCTCCGTGGTCGGCGAGCGCTTCGTGCGCGGCGTGCGCGCGGCGGTGGAGGCCAAGGCCCCGTTCGTCTGCGTGGCGGCTTCCGGCGGCGCGCGGATGCAGGAAGGCCTGAATTCGCTGATGCAAATGGCCAAGACCAGCGCCGCGCTGCAATTGCTGACCGAACACAAGCTGCCGTTCATCTCGGTGCTGACCGATCCGACCATGGGCGGTGTGTCCGCTTCGTTCGCCTTCCTGGGCGACGTGGTGATGGCCGAGCCCAAGGCCCGCATCGGCTTCGCCGGCGCCCGGGTGATCGAGCAGACCGTGCGCGAGACGCTGCCGGAAGGCTTCCAGCGCGCCGAATTCCTGCTGGACAAGGGCGCGGTGGACATGGTGGTGGACCGGCGCGAGTTGAAGCGCAAGATCGCCGGCATGATCACGCTGCTGATGAAGGAACCGGCCGTGGTTTGA
- the trpA gene encoding tryptophan synthase subunit alpha, with the protein MSRIANCFAELAGKKALIPFITAGDPHPGLTVSLMHGLVDGGADIIELGVPFSDPMADGPVIQRASERALKHKVGLRHVLEMVAEFRRDNATTPVVLMGYLNPLCAMGYTEFASRAKAAGVDGVLTVDCPPEEAAELESALDAHGLDTVFLVAPTTPPSRVAEIAKLARGYVYYVSLKGVTGAGHLDIEDVARKIAALRQQLPLPIGVGFGIRDAATAKAIAAAADAVVVGSRLVQEIEAATPETAREQLTRLVAELKAAIR; encoded by the coding sequence ATGTCACGCATTGCTAACTGTTTTGCCGAGCTCGCGGGCAAGAAAGCCCTGATCCCGTTCATCACCGCCGGCGATCCGCATCCTGGCTTGACCGTGTCGCTGATGCACGGCCTGGTGGACGGCGGCGCCGACATCATCGAGTTGGGCGTGCCGTTTTCCGACCCGATGGCCGACGGCCCGGTGATCCAGCGCGCGTCCGAGCGCGCGCTCAAGCACAAGGTCGGTCTGCGCCACGTGCTGGAGATGGTGGCCGAGTTCCGTCGCGACAACGCAACGACGCCCGTGGTGCTGATGGGTTACCTGAATCCGCTGTGCGCGATGGGCTATACCGAATTTGCCAGCCGCGCCAAGGCGGCCGGCGTGGATGGCGTGCTGACGGTGGATTGTCCGCCGGAAGAGGCCGCCGAGCTTGAGTCCGCGCTGGACGCCCACGGCCTGGACACCGTGTTCCTGGTGGCGCCGACCACGCCGCCGTCGCGGGTGGCGGAAATCGCCAAATTGGCGCGCGGATACGTCTATTATGTGTCGCTGAAAGGCGTGACCGGCGCCGGACATCTGGACATTGAGGATGTAGCGCGTAAAATTGCTGCCCTCAGACAACAATTGCCGCTGCCGATAGGCGTGGGTTTCGGGATTCGCGACGCCGCGACTGCCAAGGCCATCGCGGCCGCCGCCGACGCGGTGGTGGTGGGCAGCAGGCTGGTGCAGGAAATTGAGGCGGCGACACCCGAAACTGCCAGAGAGCAGTTAACTCGTCTGGTGGCCGAATTGAAGGCCGCCATCCGCTAG
- a CDS encoding ATP-binding cassette domain-containing protein produces MIQLKNLSLRRGLKELLIGANLTLNPGYKAGLTGANGVGKSSLFAMLLGELHADGGDMLLPPNWTVAHVAQETPALERSALDYVLDGDKELRALESQLADAEDKHDGNAIGHLHGELANIDAYSAPARAGKLLTGLGFDEAAQQRPVASFSGGWRMRLNLAQALMCRSDLLLLDEPTNHLDLETVLWLEDWLKAYPGTLLVISHDRDFLDAICSHIVEVASQTLTLYTGNYSQFEVMRAEKLARQQGEYEKQQRQIAHLESFINRFKAKASKARQAQSRVKALEKLERIAPAHIASPFDFHFDSPEHLPNPLLKLDKADAGYGDKTILSGISLSVEAGARIGLLGVNGAGKSTLVKLLSGDLAPQAGERINAQMLKIGYFAQHTLETLRPDESPLQHMQRLAPTTRELELRSFLGGFNFRGDAATDPVGPMSGGEKARLALAMIVWQKPNLLLLDEPTNHLDLEMRHALTLALQDFTGALIVVSHDRSLLESTTDVFWLVSGGKVQPFDGDLEDYRQWRIAQLAEGGKPSDGDAQGVNRKEQKRQEAEARQQLAKQRKPLQTRLSKLEQEMNKLSDEKAELEAFMSSSEAYDDANRQKLADSVKRQGEVASRLEIVEEEWMEVQEQLEALAQAD; encoded by the coding sequence ATGATCCAACTGAAAAATCTGAGCCTGCGCCGCGGCCTGAAGGAATTGCTGATCGGCGCCAACCTGACGCTGAATCCCGGCTACAAGGCCGGCCTGACCGGCGCCAACGGCGTCGGCAAGTCCAGCCTGTTCGCCATGCTGCTGGGCGAGTTGCACGCCGACGGCGGCGACATGCTGCTGCCGCCCAACTGGACCGTCGCCCACGTGGCGCAGGAAACGCCGGCGCTGGAACGCAGCGCGCTCGACTACGTGCTGGACGGCGACAAGGAGCTGCGCGCGCTGGAGTCGCAGCTGGCCGACGCGGAAGACAAGCATGACGGCAACGCCATCGGCCATCTGCACGGCGAGCTGGCCAATATCGACGCCTACTCCGCCCCGGCGCGCGCCGGCAAGCTGTTGACCGGCCTGGGCTTCGACGAGGCCGCCCAGCAGCGCCCGGTGGCCAGCTTCTCCGGCGGCTGGCGCATGCGCCTGAACCTGGCCCAGGCGCTGATGTGCCGCTCCGACCTGCTGCTGCTGGACGAGCCGACCAACCACCTGGACCTGGAAACGGTGCTGTGGCTGGAGGACTGGCTGAAGGCCTATCCCGGCACCCTGCTGGTGATCTCGCACGACCGCGATTTCCTGGACGCCATCTGCAGCCACATCGTCGAAGTGGCCAGCCAGACGCTGACGCTGTACACCGGCAACTACAGCCAGTTCGAAGTCATGCGCGCCGAGAAGCTGGCGCGCCAGCAAGGCGAATACGAAAAGCAGCAGCGCCAGATCGCCCACCTGGAATCGTTCATCAACCGCTTCAAGGCCAAGGCCAGCAAGGCGCGCCAGGCGCAGAGCCGGGTCAAGGCGCTGGAGAAGCTGGAACGGATCGCGCCGGCCCACATCGCTTCGCCGTTCGACTTCCATTTCGACAGCCCCGAGCACCTGCCCAATCCCTTGCTGAAGCTGGACAAGGCCGACGCCGGCTACGGCGACAAGACCATCCTGTCCGGCATCAGCCTGTCGGTGGAAGCCGGCGCGCGCATCGGCCTGTTGGGCGTCAACGGCGCCGGCAAGTCGACGCTGGTCAAGCTGCTGTCCGGCGACCTCGCGCCGCAAGCCGGCGAGCGCATCAACGCGCAGATGCTGAAGATAGGCTATTTCGCCCAGCACACGCTGGAGACGCTGCGCCCGGATGAAAGCCCCCTGCAGCACATGCAGCGCCTGGCGCCGACCACGCGCGAACTGGAGCTCAGGAGTTTCCTCGGCGGCTTCAACTTCCGCGGCGACGCCGCCACCGACCCGGTCGGCCCGATGTCCGGCGGCGAGAAGGCCCGCCTCGCGCTGGCCATGATCGTGTGGCAGAAACCCAACCTGCTGCTGCTGGACGAACCGACCAACCACCTGGACCTGGAAATGCGCCACGCGCTGACGCTGGCGCTGCAGGACTTCACCGGCGCGCTGATCGTGGTCTCCCACGACCGCAGCCTGCTGGAGTCCACCACCGACGTGTTCTGGCTGGTCAGCGGCGGCAAGGTGCAGCCCTTCGACGGCGACCTGGAAGACTACCGCCAATGGCGCATCGCCCAACTGGCGGAAGGCGGCAAACCGTCCGACGGCGACGCCCAGGGCGTCAACCGCAAGGAACAGAAGCGCCAGGAGGCAGAGGCTCGCCAGCAATTGGCCAAGCAACGCAAGCCCTTGCAAACCCGCCTGTCCAAGCTGGAGCAGGAAATGAACAAGCTGAGCGACGAGAAAGCCGAGCTGGAAGCCTTCATGTCCTCCAGCGAGGCCTACGACGATGCCAACCGCCAGAAGCTGGCCGACAGCGTGAAACGCCAGGGCGAAGTCGCCAGCCGGCTGGAAATCGTCGAAGAGGAATGGATGGAAGTGCAGGAGCAGCTGGAAGCGCTGGCTCAGGCCGACTGA
- the tsaD gene encoding tRNA (adenosine(37)-N6)-threonylcarbamoyltransferase complex transferase subunit TsaD, whose amino-acid sequence MLVLGIESSCDETGVALYDTERGLLAHQLHTQMAMHAEYGGVVPELASRDHIRRAIPLTEACLSEAGKKLADLDAIAYTQGPGLGGALMVGASMANALAFGLNIPVIPVHHLEGHLLSPLLADPKPEFPFLALLVSGGHTQLMAVRGVGDYEILGETVDDAAGEAFDKTAKLLGLPYPGGPLLSRLAESGSPDRFTLPRPMLHSGNLDMSFSGLKTAVLTLVRQQESAQGELDEQTRMDICRAFQEAIVEVLVKKSLAAMRQAGMKRLVVAGGVGANKQLRAALNDAAARKRFDVFYPPLALCTDNGAMIAFAGAMRLKFAEPAGGFTIKPRWDLSSLPAV is encoded by the coding sequence ATGCTGGTACTTGGCATTGAATCCTCCTGCGACGAAACCGGCGTCGCGCTGTACGACACCGAACGCGGCCTGCTGGCCCATCAGCTGCATACTCAAATGGCGATGCACGCCGAGTACGGCGGCGTGGTGCCCGAGCTGGCCAGCCGCGACCACATCCGCCGCGCCATCCCGCTGACCGAAGCCTGCCTCTCCGAGGCGGGCAAGAAACTCGCCGATCTGGACGCCATCGCCTACACCCAGGGCCCTGGCCTGGGCGGCGCGCTGATGGTGGGCGCCAGCATGGCCAATGCGCTGGCCTTCGGCCTGAATATTCCCGTCATCCCGGTACACCACCTGGAAGGCCATCTGCTGTCGCCGCTGCTGGCCGATCCCAAGCCGGAATTCCCCTTCCTGGCGCTGCTGGTTTCCGGCGGACACACCCAGTTGATGGCGGTGCGCGGCGTCGGCGACTACGAAATCCTCGGCGAGACCGTGGACGACGCCGCCGGCGAGGCCTTCGACAAAACCGCCAAGCTGCTGGGCCTGCCCTACCCTGGCGGCCCGCTGCTGTCCAGGCTGGCGGAATCCGGCAGCCCGGACCGCTTCACGCTGCCGCGGCCCATGCTGCACTCAGGCAATCTGGACATGAGCTTCTCCGGCCTGAAGACGGCGGTGCTGACGCTGGTGCGCCAGCAGGAGTCCGCGCAGGGCGAGCTGGACGAACAGACGCGGATGGATATCTGCCGCGCCTTCCAGGAAGCCATCGTAGAGGTGCTGGTGAAAAAGTCCCTCGCCGCGATGAGGCAGGCCGGCATGAAGCGGCTGGTGGTGGCCGGCGGCGTCGGCGCCAACAAGCAGCTGCGCGCCGCGCTCAACGACGCCGCCGCGCGCAAGCGTTTCGACGTGTTCTACCCGCCCTTGGCGCTGTGCACCGACAACGGCGCGATGATCGCCTTCGCCGGCGCCATGCGCCTGAAATTCGCGGAGCCGGCCGGCGGCTTCACCATCAAGCCGCGCTGGGATTTGTCCAGCCTGCCGGCAGTATAA
- a CDS encoding thioredoxin family protein, whose protein sequence is MKRTLLAMALALAGLMPLAHADVSDGHALPPGISWQQGDVPAAFARAKAENKPVFLYWGAVWCPPCNQVKSTIFNRPDFIAATRQFVPVYLDGDSENAQQLGEKFKVRGYPTMILFRPDGAEITRLPGEVDPERYLRTLQLGLTAVKPVKALLSDALAGNTLAAADWQLLADYAWDVDRGQLLPEKDVPATLAQLAERVPAEPAAVATRLQLKALAAQAGEKAPPAFDKRQARGRLLRVLADDKLSRANADVVIYAASDALKLLGDDAALRQAFDAQLKKLEADSTLSWSDRLGAASTLLSLYKQQHPKQPLPAGLVADVKAKAAEADKASANPYQRQAVITAAGELLSDAGLLDESDTLLKGELKTSHAPYYHMLILASNAKERGDKAAALDWYQKAYQASEGQATRLQWGASYVSNAVELAPQDAGRIELAASEVFADAGKSGSAFYERSRRSLEKVAGRLKTWNQDGKHADAVGRLAGQLNGVCEKLSAEDAQKPVCDGLVKELKS, encoded by the coding sequence ATGAAGCGAACCTTGTTGGCGATGGCCCTGGCGCTGGCCGGTTTGATGCCGCTCGCGCATGCGGATGTCAGCGACGGCCACGCTTTGCCGCCGGGCATCAGCTGGCAGCAGGGCGATGTGCCGGCGGCGTTCGCCCGCGCGAAGGCGGAGAACAAGCCGGTGTTCCTGTACTGGGGCGCGGTATGGTGCCCGCCATGCAACCAGGTGAAGTCCACCATCTTCAATCGTCCGGACTTCATCGCCGCCACCCGCCAGTTCGTGCCGGTTTACCTGGACGGCGACAGCGAGAATGCGCAGCAGCTGGGCGAAAAATTCAAGGTGCGAGGCTACCCGACCATGATCCTGTTCCGTCCGGACGGCGCCGAGATCACCCGCCTGCCGGGCGAGGTGGATCCGGAACGTTACCTGCGCACGCTGCAGCTGGGACTGACCGCGGTGAAGCCGGTCAAGGCGCTGTTGTCCGACGCCTTGGCCGGCAACACGCTGGCGGCGGCCGACTGGCAGTTGCTGGCCGATTACGCCTGGGATGTGGACCGCGGCCAGCTGTTGCCGGAGAAGGACGTGCCCGCCACCCTGGCGCAATTGGCGGAGCGTGTGCCAGCCGAGCCGGCCGCGGTCGCGACCCGGTTGCAACTGAAGGCGCTGGCCGCCCAGGCAGGAGAGAAGGCGCCGCCGGCGTTCGACAAGCGCCAGGCGCGCGGGCGCCTGTTGCGGGTATTGGCCGATGACAAGCTGAGCCGCGCCAACGCCGACGTGGTCATTTACGCCGCAAGCGACGCGCTGAAGCTGCTGGGCGACGACGCGGCGCTGCGCCAGGCTTTCGACGCCCAGCTGAAGAAGCTGGAGGCCGATTCGACCTTGTCCTGGAGCGACAGGCTGGGCGCGGCCTCCACGCTGCTGTCCCTGTACAAGCAGCAGCATCCCAAGCAGCCGTTGCCGGCCGGGTTGGTGGCCGACGTGAAAGCCAAGGCGGCGGAGGCCGACAAGGCCAGCGCCAACCCTTATCAGCGCCAGGCGGTGATCACCGCCGCCGGCGAGCTGCTGTCCGACGCCGGCCTGCTGGACGAATCCGACACCCTGCTGAAGGGCGAGCTGAAAACCTCGCACGCCCCGTATTACCATATGCTGATCCTGGCCTCCAACGCCAAGGAGCGCGGCGACAAGGCCGCCGCGCTGGACTGGTACCAGAAGGCCTACCAGGCGTCGGAAGGGCAGGCTACCCGCTTGCAGTGGGGCGCTAGCTACGTCAGCAACGCGGTGGAGCTGGCGCCGCAGGACGCTGGCCGGATCGAGCTTGCGGCCAGCGAGGTGTTCGCCGACGCGGGCAAGTCGGGCAGCGCCTTCTACGAACGCAGCCGCCGCTCGCTGGAAAAGGTGGCCGGCCGGCTCAAGACCTGGAACCAGGACGGCAAGCACGCGGACGCCGTCGGCAGGCTGGCCGGTCAACTGAATGGCGTATGCGAGAAGCTGTCTGCCGAGGATGCGCAGAAACCGGTGTGCGACGGCCTGGTGAAGGAACTGAAGTCTTGA
- a CDS encoding helix-turn-helix domain-containing protein, translated as MSRLILPPPLSLSGIVRYFHIEDADGGVLRMPAMPFPYIGALLDGTTHAERGEERMDSPRSFAVGMLSRPLSLRIDPGTVFVSAPLCIGQLQTIFGIASHELTDRIWPLEALIGREEEEKLFDSLRLRDGPAQWMEAMSSWMMGRLARREARSGLDDWRLPAASLFLDGLTLAEQSGLSVRQFERRFLARYGQPLRDMRRMARFMRAMSEMILDRAGSLADLAQACGYFDQAHLSRDFKLLSGFTPREFALGLHAAQRSELDLLRYDAREKRLVMDSVDAGLREMRVEDTGDVVSVQDAF; from the coding sequence ATGAGCCGCCTGATCCTGCCGCCGCCGCTATCGTTGAGCGGCATCGTCCGTTACTTCCACATCGAGGATGCCGACGGTGGCGTGCTGCGGATGCCCGCCATGCCTTTTCCCTACATCGGCGCATTGCTGGACGGCACCACACATGCCGAACGCGGCGAGGAACGCATGGACTCGCCGCGCAGTTTCGCCGTCGGCATGCTATCCCGCCCGTTGAGCCTGCGCATCGATCCCGGCACGGTGTTTGTCAGCGCGCCACTGTGCATCGGCCAGCTGCAAACCATATTCGGCATTGCCAGCCATGAACTGACCGACCGGATCTGGCCGCTGGAGGCGCTGATCGGCCGGGAGGAAGAGGAAAAGCTGTTCGACAGCCTGCGCCTGCGCGATGGCCCCGCGCAGTGGATGGAGGCGATGTCGTCGTGGATGATGGGCCGGCTGGCGCGGCGGGAAGCGCGCAGCGGCCTGGACGACTGGCGACTACCAGCCGCTTCCCTGTTTCTGGATGGCCTCACGCTGGCGGAACAGTCTGGCCTGAGCGTGCGCCAATTCGAGCGGCGCTTCCTCGCCCGCTACGGCCAGCCTCTGCGCGACATGCGCCGCATGGCGCGTTTCATGCGGGCGATGAGCGAAATGATCCTGGACCGGGCAGGCTCTCTGGCCGATCTGGCGCAAGCGTGCGGCTACTTCGACCAGGCGCACCTGAGCCGCGATTTCAAGCTGCTGTCCGGCTTCACGCCCCGCGAGTTCGCGCTGGGCCTCCACGCTGCTCAACGCTCCGAACTGGATCTGCTGCGCTACGACGCGCGCGAGAAACGGCTGGTGATGGACAGCGTGGACGCCGGTCTGCGGGAAATGCGGGTAGAAGACACAGGGGATGTCGTCTCGGTGCAAGACGCCTTCTGA
- a CDS encoding substrate-binding periplasmic protein, producing MPHATTHKLLQASMLLLAASCAFPADPIRLATHQQPPLSFTRDNGQADGLAVRIVDCALKKLQRPYTLDFLPWPRAQWLVQRQQFDGFFAATPSEERDGYAVLSGALLPYERRWYLLKSSPLSPSSPEFKRQARIAAFNGSNMDVWLRDHGYQLTSTPGNSEQLLRMLQSRRVDAVLGNAYAVDALIARLGLQAELRSELAEALPMGVYFGKAFLSREDPQFLTQFNNALQGCRSK from the coding sequence ATGCCGCATGCGACCACGCACAAGCTCCTGCAGGCCAGCATGCTACTGCTGGCCGCGTCCTGCGCCTTTCCGGCGGATCCCATCCGTCTCGCCACCCACCAGCAGCCTCCGCTTTCCTTCACCCGCGACAACGGCCAGGCGGATGGATTGGCGGTGCGCATCGTCGATTGCGCGCTGAAAAAACTGCAGCGTCCCTACACCCTGGACTTCCTGCCATGGCCGCGCGCCCAATGGCTGGTACAGCGCCAGCAATTCGATGGCTTTTTCGCCGCCACCCCATCCGAAGAGCGGGACGGTTACGCCGTTCTCTCCGGCGCGCTGCTGCCATATGAGCGCCGCTGGTACCTGCTGAAATCCAGCCCGCTGTCGCCCTCCAGCCCGGAGTTCAAGCGCCAGGCGCGCATCGCGGCCTTCAACGGCTCGAACATGGACGTCTGGCTGCGCGACCATGGCTACCAGCTGACCTCCACGCCGGGCAACAGCGAACAGCTGCTGCGCATGCTGCAATCGCGCCGCGTCGACGCCGTGCTGGGCAACGCCTATGCGGTGGACGCGCTGATCGCCCGGCTGGGCCTGCAGGCCGAGCTGCGCAGCGAATTGGCCGAGGCGCTGCCGATGGGCGTCTACTTCGGCAAGGCATTTCTCTCTCGCGAAGACCCGCAGTTCCTGACCCAGTTCAACAACGCGCTGCAGGGCTGCCGATCCAAATGA